One genomic segment of Danio aesculapii chromosome 15, fDanAes4.1, whole genome shotgun sequence includes these proteins:
- the si:dkey-243k1.3 gene encoding endonuclease domain-containing 1 protein-like: MEVSLVFGIVIGMLLSPADGHVLDHFSDSPECVKFFYKEKVPDLGASQPNVVRICQRFLNTYHFATLYDTYHRIAVYSAYFFKPSSGGGREKRWFVEPQLVSPAWSSEMEDGYKLSQQNPDIYLGEKQALNEDYTNSGFDRGHLNPNGHHAVPSRNATFTLTNVVPQNPTLNQNAWNKHESKLTNLFNANCHQAYVLVGAIPSSNNWIIKNSVKRVNIPEYLWDAFCCIDQNGRPILSGAATALNTELNVVVERNLDEMVDFLQQFSDAPVKELFSGQCKAALD, from the exons ATGGAGGTTTCTCTTGTTTTTGGCATCGTCATTGGGATGTTGCTGAGTCCAGCTGATGGACATGTGCTGGATCATTTCTCGGATTCACCGGAATGCGTGAAGTTCTTCTACAAGGAGAAAGTTCCAGATTTGGGAGCTTCTCAACCAAATGTGGTCCGGATTTGTCAACGCTTCCTAAACACGTATCACTTCGCCACACTGTATGACACTTACCACCGCATTGCTGTCTATTCCGCTTATTTCTTTAAGCCAAGCAGTGGTGGAGGAAGAGAGAAACGCTGGTTTGTGGAGCCACAG CTGGTGAGTCCTGCATGGTCCAGTGAAATGGAAGATGGGTATAAACTGTCTCAGCAGAACCCAGACATCTATCTGGGAGAGAAACAGGCTCTGAATGAAGACTACACAAACTCAGGATTTGATCGTGGCCATCTAAACCCGAACGGACATCATGCAG TTCCAAGTCGCAATGCCACCTTTACCTTGACCAATGTGGTTCCTCAAAACCCAACGCTAAACCAGAATGCTTGGAATAAACATGAGTCCAAACTGACCAACTTGTTTAATGCAAACTGCCACCAGGCCTATGTGTTAGTTGGTGCCATCCCTTCTTCTAACAACTGGATCATCAAGAACAGTGTGAAAAGGGTGAACATTCCAGAGTACTTGTGGGATGCGTTCTGCTGCATTGATCAAAATGGCCGGCCCATCTTAAGCGGAGCTGCGACTGCCCTCAACACAGAGCTGAATGTTGTTGTGGAACGAAACCTAGATGAGATGGTCGACTTTCTGCAGCAGTTCTCTGATGCACCAGTGAAAGAGCTGTTTAGCGGCCAATGCAAAGCTGCCTTAGACTAA